Below is a genomic region from Lysobacter terrestris.
GATGACGACGACGGAAGTCGACAACTGGCCGGGCGATGCCCACGGCCTGATGGGCCCGGACCTGATGGCGCGCATGCAGGCGCACGCCGAGCGCTTCGATACCGAAGTCGTGTTCGACCACATCCACACCGCCGACCTGTCGCGCCGCCCGTTCAAGCTGATCGGCGACAGCGGCGAGTACACCTGCGACGCCCTGATCATCTCCACCGGCGCCACGGCCAAGTACCTCGGCCTGCCCTCGGAAGAGGCGTTCAAGGGGCGCGGCGTGTCGGCCTGCGCGACCTGCGACGGCTTCTTCTACAAGGAACAGGACGTGGCGGTGATCGGCGGCGGCAACACCGCGGTCGAGGAAGCGCTGTACCTGTCCAACATCGCCCGCAAGGTCTACCTGGTGCATCGCCGCGACACGCTGCGCGCCGAGAAGATCATGCAGGACAAGCTGCAGGCCAAGATCCAGGCCGGCAAGATCGAACCGGTGTGGCACCACGTCGTCGACGAAGTGCTCGGCAACGATGCCGGAGTGACCGGCCTGCGGGTGACGTCGGTGCAGGACGGTTCGTCGCGCGACCTTGCCATCCACGGCCTGTTCGTCGCCATCGGCCACACCCCGAACACGACGCTGTTCGAGGGCCAGATCGACATGAAGAACGGCTACATCACCATCCGCACCGGCCTGGGCGGCGAAGCCACCGCCACCAACATCCCCGGCGTGTTCGCCGCCGGCGACGTGGCCGACCAGGTCTACCGCCAGGCGATCACGTCGGCCGGCTTCGGCTGCATGGCGGCGCTGGATGCGGAGAAGTTCCTGGACAAGGAAGGTTGATAGCGGTGTCACGGATCGCCGCTTTGCTAGTTGCGACGTTGCTGGCGCTCGCCGCCAGCGATGCCGTCGCAGGAGGCATCTTTTGCCGCGACCCGGCGACGCTGTCGGCATGGAAGCAAAGCCTCAACGGCGGGCAGCGCAGGCGACTGGACAATCCGCGCGACATCCACCACGCGGTGCTGGTGGCGTATGAGGGAAATCTCGCCTCCGCCGCACAGGGCAAGCTGCAATCGAAGCGCCAGCTCGGCATCTGGTGGACGCTGTGCCAGATGGTCGAAGGCAGCCTGGGCGACGATCGCCTGCACATGGCCGCGGATTACCTGCGTGAAGGTGCCGAGGAGAACGACCGCCAAGGTAATACGCTGCTGGCGATCCATGCTGCGATGGGCTGGGGCCTGTCGCAGAGCCATCTGCAGGCTTTCGAACTGCTGGATGCGGTCCGGAGTCAGGCGCGCATCATTACCTTCACGACGTTCGACGAATTCAAGGCGCAGGCATCGCTGGAAGGCTTGCCTGAGGCCGAGCAACAGTCGGCCTACGCTTACAACGAAACGCTCGCCGAACTGCTGGCGCAGCGCCTGCCCCACCACTGGCAGGAGTTCGCCCGCCGACGCTCGGCGGAAGAGGTCAATATCCGCCTGACCGTGCACACCTGCCCCGCGACGGTTGAGGTCCTGTCCACGAACGACACAGCCGATGCCGGGAAGCTGACCACCGTGCTGCAGCGTGTTGTCGAGCTCGTGCCGCAGGTTGGCGTGCCCTGCCGCGATGGCCGCGGCCTGCCGCTCGTACTGCCACAGGACCTTTCGCTCTGGCGCCCGGAAAAGGATCCGTTCGCGCAGTGACGGCGTTGCATCCCCGCGTACTGTCCGACCTTTCCAGCGTGGATGGGGCGCAGTGGGATGCACTCCATGACGGCAGCAACCCTTTCGTCCGTCACACCTTCCTCGCCGGGCTCGAACAATACGGTTGCCTACGCGCGGAGTGGGGATGGACACCCCGCCACCTGACCTTGTGGGAAGGCGATGAACTGGTGGCCGCCGCCCCCGGCTACGCCAAGGACAATTCGCACGGCGAGTTCGTGTTCGACCACGCCTGGGCGCACGCGTACGCGCGCTACGGGCAGGACTACTTCCCGAAGTGGTTGTGCGCCGTGCCCTACTCGCCCGTGACCGGGCCGCGCCTGCTGGCGACCGACGCGGCGCATCGCCGCGCCCTGCTGCAGGCCATGCGGACCCTGTGCGGTGAGCAAGGCTATTCCTCGGCGCATATCAACTTCCATGCCGAACCGGCGGATGCATTCGACGCGGACTGGCTGGCCCGCACCGACGTCCAGTACCACTGGCGCAACGACGCCGGGTGGCGGGACTTCGACGATTTCCTCGCCGCGTTCGACCACAAGCATCGCAAGAACATCCGCCAGGAGCGCACCAAGGTGGCGCGCGCCGGCGTGCGCTTCCGCCATGTCCACGGCGACGAGGCGAGCGCTGCCGACCTGGCGACGATGCATGGTTTCTACCGGCGGACGTTCGCCGAATACGGGAATCATCCGGCGCTGACACTGCCGTTCCTGCAGCACCTGGCCACGGCGATGCCGCGCGCCTTGCTGCTGCTGCTCGCCGAACGGGATGGCGAAACGATCGCCGGGGCGTTGTGCCTGCGCGGCGGCGATACGCTTCATGGCCGCTACTGGGGCGCGAGTGAGCACGTCCCCGGCCTGCATTTCGAGGCCTGCTACTACCAGGGCATCGAGTACTGCCTGCGCGAGGGCCTCACCCGCTTCGAACCCGGCGCGCAGGGCGAGCACAAGCTGGCGCGCGGCTTCCTGCCGGCCTTCGTGCACAGCCGCCACTGGGTCGCCGACGAAGCCTTCCGTGAAGCCCTGCGCGACTGGTGCGGGCAGGAGACGGCATCCGTGCAGCGCTATGCCGCCACGCTCGCCACGCACTCTCCGTTCCGGCGCGGCTGACGGCGGTCTCGCTTCCTGCCGCCTGCCTGAGGGATGATGCGGCGATGTCGATCCGCTTGCCTGCATTGCCGGCCGACCCGGAGGCGCCCTTCCCGCCCGGGCAGACCGCACTGCGCCATCCGGACGGGCTGCTGGCGATCGGCGGCGATCTGACCCCCCAACGCCTGCTCAACGCCTACCGCCACGGCATTTTCCCCTGGTACTCGGAAGACCAGCCGATCCTGTGGTGGTGCCCCGACCCGCGCACCGTGTTCCGCAGCGACGGCGTGCGGCTGTCCTCGCGATTCCGGCGCTGGCTGCGCCACAGCGATTGGCAGGTCCGTGCCGACACGGCGTTCGACGGGGTCATCGATGCCTGCGCGCGGATGCCGCGCGCAGGCCAGCGCGGCACCTGGATCACCGACGAGATGATCGAGGCCTATCGCGAGCTGCACGAGCTCGGCCATGCGCACTCGATCGAGGTATTCGCCGGCGACCGCCTGGTCGGTGGGCTGTACGGCGTGGCGATCGGCCGGATGTTCTTCGGCGAGAGCATGTACAGCGCCGAGTCGGGTGGCTCCAAGGTCGCCCTTGGCGCCCTCGCCCAGCGGATGCGGGAGTGGAACTGGCCGCTGCTGGATGCGCAGGTCGAGAACGACCACCTGCTGTCGATGGGCGCCGAACGTTGGCCACGGGCGCGTTTCCTGGCCACCGTCGCGGAGCTGACAGCGGATTCCTTGGCGGCACCCGCCGGCGCGTGGACCGAACGCTTCGGCACGCTGGGCGCTGCTGAACTGGCGCCAGCCGGTCACGACTGAACCGGCAACCCGGCCCGACATCACGCCGGCTTTTGTGGCAGAATGCCCGGCTTCGCGGCGCGCTTGCGCCCGCCTCCCAGAGTCAACTGGAAACTTCATGGCAAAAGACGATGTGATCGAATTCGAGGGCACGGTGGCGGAAACCCTTCCGAACACCATGTTCCGCGTGCGCCTCGAGAACGGCCACGAGATCATTGCCCACATCTCCGGCCGCATGCGCAAGAACTACATCCGCATCCTGACCGGCGACAAGGTGAAGGTCGAAATGACCCCGTACGACCTGACCAAGGGTCGCATCACCTACCGCATGAAGTGACGCCAACGGCGTCATCCCGGGCGAAGCGCGGGATCCGATCGACAAAAAGGCGGCCACTGGCCGCCTTTTTCGTTCCTGTCACACAGCCATGACTTGGTGCACGGTGCCGGTCGTCAGGCTGACCTCCTCCAGATTCGGCGGCCGCATCGGCGCCCTACCTTGCTTCGGCCCGATCCCGGGCCGACCCAAGGACTGCCCATGAACGCAGCATTTCGCATCGCGGCGCTCGCACTCACCTCCCTTTGCGCCGGAACCGCCTTCGCCGCACCGGCGCAGGCCATCCAGGAGTGCGCCACGCTCAGCGGCAACCAGCAGATTTCGCGCTTCGGCAACCAGTACGTGCTGGTCCGCGACGGCGATACCTATTACCGGCTCCAGGCCGACCGCTGCGACAAACTCTCCCTGGCCACCAGCTTCGAATTGCAGGCGGAATCGCAGTCGGGACGCATCTGCCCGCGCGATACCCAGATCGAAACCAATACCGGCAAGTGCAAGGCGACCCGGGCCGAAGTGATCGACGAGGCCACCTACCTGCGCTACCAGCGACGTCGCTGACGCGGGGACACGCCGCCAGCAACGCGGACAACAAAAAGGCGGCCATCGGCCGCCTTTTGTCTGTTGCGGAAGTCCGCGATCACACCGTGACCGGCAACAGCTTCTCCGGCTCGGGCTGCGCTTCGACGACCAGCTCTTCGTCGCGGACGTCGATGGTGACGCGACCACCGCCCACCAGCTTGCCGAACAGCAGTTCGTCCGCCAGCGGGCGCTTGATCTTGTCCTGGATCACGCGGGCCATCGGCCGTGCGCCCATCAGCGGGTCGAAGCCATGCTGGGCCAGCCAGTCGCGGGCGGTCGGCGTCGCCGTCAGCGTCACGTTCTTCTCGTGCAGCTGGGCTTCTAGTTCGATCAGGAACTTGTCGACCACGCGCAGGATGTGTTCGAAGCCCAGCGCCTGGAACTGCACCACCGCGTCGAGGCGGTTGCGGAACTCCGGGCTGAAGGCGCGACGGATCACTTCCATCGCATCGGTCGAATGGTCCTGGCGGGTGAACCCGATCGAGCGCCGCGAGGCCTGGGCCGCGCCGGCATTGGTCGTCATCACCAGCACCACGTTCTTGAAGTTGGCTTCGCGGCCGTTGGTATCGGTGAGGATGCCGCGATCCATGACCTGCAACAGGATGTTGAAGATGTCCGGATGCGCCTTTTCCACCTCGTCCAGCAGCAGCACGCAGTGCGGCGTCTTGACGATCTTCTCGGTCAGCAGACCGCCCTGGTCGAAGCCGACGTAACCCGGGGGCGCGCCGATCAGGCGGCTGACCGAATGCGGCTCCATGTATTCGGACATGTCGAAGCGGACCAGCTCGATGCCCAGCTGCAGCGCGAGCTGCTTGGTCACCTCGGTCTTGCCCACGCCGGTGGGACCGGCGAAGAGGAAGTTGCCGATCGGCTTGTCCGGATTGCCCAGGCCCGAGCGGGCGAGCTTGATCGCCGAGGTCAGGGTATCGATCGCCGGATCCTGGCCGAAGATCACCATCTTCAGGTTGCGCTCGAGGTTCCTGAGCACGTCCTTGTCCGACGCCGACACCTGCTTGGTCGGGATACGCGCCATCTTGGCAACGATGGTTTCGATTTCCTCGGTGTCGATCAGCGTCTTGCGCTGGTCGTCCGGCAGCAGGCGCTGGCGGGCACCGGCTTCGTCGATCACGTCGATGGCCTTGTCCGGCAGCAGCCGGTCGCCCAGGTGCTTCACGGAAAGGTCGACCGCGGCCTGCAGCGCTTCGTCGGCGTAGGTGACGCCGTGGTGCTGTTCGTAGCGGGGCTTGAGGCCCTGCAGGATTTCCACGGTCTCGCCCACCGTCGGTTCGACGATGTCGATCTTCTGGAAGCGGCGGGCCAGCGCCCGGTCCTTCTCGAAGATGCCGCGGTATTCCTGGAACGTGGTCGAGCCGATGCAGCGCAGCTCGCCCGACGCCAGCGCCGGCTTGATCAGGTTGGACGCATCCATGGTGCCGCCCGAGGCGGAACCGGCGCCGATGATCGTGTGGATCTCGTCGATGAAGAGGATGGTGTCGGGCAGTTTCTTCAGCTGCGCGAGCACGGCCTTCAGGCGCTTCTCGAAGTCGCCGCGGTACTTGGTGCCGGCGACCAGCGCGCCCAGGTCGAGCGAATAGATCGTCGCGTCGGCCAGCACCTCCGGCACGTCGCCGTCGACGATGCGCTTGGCCAGGCCTTCGGCGATCGCGGTCTTGCCTACGCCGGCCTCGCCGACGTAGAGCGGATTGTTCTTGCGACGGCGGCACAGGACCTGGATCGTGCGCTCGACTTCGTTGACGCGTCCCACCAGCGGGTCAATCCGGCCCTCGCGGGCCAGCTGGTTGAGGTTGACCGCGAACTCGGCCAGGGCATCGCCCTTGACCTCGCCCTCGCCGGCCTCGCCCTGGCGCGCATCACCTTCGTCCGGCTGCGGGGACGACTCGTCGCCGCCCTGCTTGGCGATGCCGTGGGAGAGGTAATTGACGACATCCAGGCGTGCGATGTCCTGCTGGTTGAGGAAATAGACGGCGTGCGAGTCCTTCTCGCCAAAGATCGCCACCAGCACGTTGGCGCCGGTGACTTCCTTCTTGCCCGAGGACTGGACGTGGTAGACGGCGCGCTGCAGCACGCGCTGGAACCCGAGCGTCGGCTGGGTGTCCCGCCCATCGTCGTCGGCGAGCCGCGCGACCGACGTGGAAATGGCCTGCTCGAGGTCGGTGCGCAGCCGCGGGAAGTCCGCGTGGCACGCTTTCAGTACGGCTTCGGCCGACGGGTTGTCGAGCAACGCAAGCAACAGGTGCTCGACCGTCATGAACTCATGGCGCGCCTCGCGGGCGCGCTTGTAGCACTGGCCGATGCTGTATTCGAGGTCCTTGCTGAACATGGGGCGATAGCCTCCGGAAAACGTTTGCCGAAAATCTTGCTGCAACCCTATCTGGGGACAGCAACTGGCCATTTCCATGCCAGCCCCCTCAGGCTTTCGGAACGCTGCGTGGCACTCTTCAGCACAATGCTCTCAGCACATCCGGTACAACGTCCTTCCGGTTTGTTTTAGGCCTTTTCCATCGTGCAGAGCAAGGGGTGCTGGTTGAGCCTTGAATATTCGTTCACCTGCGCCACTTTGGATTCGGCAACTTCGCGGGTGAAGACGCCGCAAACACCGCGGCCCCGGGTATGCACGTGCAGCATGATCTGGGTCGCTTTTTCCGCATTGAAGGAGAAAAAGCGCATCAGCACCTCCACCACGAAGTCCATCGGGGTGTAGTCGTCGTTCAGCAGCAGCACGGAATACAGCGGCGGGCGGGCGACTTCCGGCTTGCCGGTTTCGACCATGACGCCATGGCTGTGTTCGTGTTCGGTCCTCTTCGTCATGGGTGAATTATAGGAAATGGCACCCGCCAGCGGTTCGATGGACGCCTCCGCGCGCCGCCCGCACAATGGCAGGCCTCGACCTGCCCCGGACACCCGATGCGTACATTTGCCGCTGCCACGCTGCTGTTTCTCGCCGGTTCTTCCATCGTCAACGCGGCCGAACCGGCGAAAGCGGCCACCCCGTCGGGCGACGCCTCGGTGAGGCAGCTCCTGGACCGGCTGGAATACAAGTACGACGTGGACGAGGAAGGCGACTTCCGCCTGACCTTCGGCCTGGACGAGAAGGACGACGGTCGCAGCCAGCTCGTGTTCGTACGCTCGCCGGTGGAAACCTACGGCGCGCACCAGGTGCGCGAGATCTGGTCGCCCGCCTACCTGGCGACGAGCGACGAATTCCCGGCCAAGGTCGCCAACCGCCTGCTCGAGGCGTCGCACGAGAGCAAGCTGGGGAGCTGGGCCAAGCAGGGCCGTTACGCGGTGTTCGTGGTCAAGCTGCGTGCCGACGCGACGGCTGCCGAACTCGATGACGCCGTCGAGGCCGCCCTGCGCTCCGCCGACGAGATGGAGCAGGAGCTGACGCCCGGCAAGGACGAGTTCTGAGCGCATGGCAGGCCTGCCCGACGCCCATGACGCCAACCCCGCGAACCTGACCCGATGACCTACCGCCAAGGCCGCTTCTGGCAACCCGACGTGACCGTTGCGACGGTCGTGGTCGACGACGGCCGCCTGCTCATGGTGGAAGAGACGGCCAGTGGCCGCCTGGTGCTCAACCAGCCGGCGGGACACCTCGAACCCGACGAAAGCCTGGTCGCCGCCGCCCTGCGCGAGACGCTGGAGGAAACCGGCTGGGACGTGCGCCTGACCGCCTTCGTCGGCGCCTACCAGTGGAAGGCGCCGGAGACGGGGCGTCACTACCTGCGCTTCGCCTTCGCCGCCGAACCGCTCCGCCATCACCCCGGCCGCCCGCTCGATGAGGGCATCGTCCGGGCGCTGTGGCTCACGCCCGGCGAACTGCAGGCGGAAGCCGCGCGCCACCGCAGCCCGCTGGTGTGGCGGGTGGTGTCTGACTTCCTCGCCGGCCGGCGCCAGCCCCTGGAAATCCTGCAGCACCTGGAATGAGCACGGCACGCACCATCGTGGGCATGTCGGGTGGCGTGGATTCGTCCGTAGCCGCCCTGCGCCTGCGCGACGCCGGCGAACCGATCGCCGGCCTTTTCATGCAGAACTGGGCCGACGACGGCAGCGGCGACTGCCGCGCCGAGGACGACCGCCGCGACGCCGTCGCGGTCTGCGGCCGCCTAGGCATCCCCGTGCACTTCCGCGACTTCTCCCGCGAATACTGGGACGGGGTGTTCGCGCACTTCCTCGCCGAATACGCCGCGGGCCGCACGCCGAACCCGGACGTGCTGTGCAACCGCGAAATCAAGTTCAAGTATTTCCTCGACGCGGCGCACGAGCTGGGCGCGGAATACATCGCGACCGGCCATTACGCGCGCGTCGCGCACGAGGGCGGCCAGGCCCGGCTGCTGAAGGCCGCCGACCGCAGCAAGGACCAGAGCTACTTCCTGCATCAGCTCGGCCAGAAGCAGTTGTCGGCGACCCGCTTCCCGCTCGGCGAGATTCTTAAGAGCGACGTACGCGCCATCGCCCGCGACGCCGGCCTGCAGACCCACGCCAAGAAGGATTCCACCGGCATCTGCTTCATCGGCGAGCGCGACTTCCGCGAATTCCTCGCCCGCTACCTGCCCGCCCGCACCGGCGAGATGCGCACGCCCGAAGGCCATAGCCTCGGCGAGCACGCCGGCGTCTTCTACTTCACGCTCGGACAGCGCGAAGGACTGAACATCGGCGGCGTGCGCGGCTTCGAGCCGGCGCCCTGGTACGTGGTCGGCAAGGACGTGGCGAGCAACGTGCTGTACGTCGACCAGGGCGTGGACAGCCCGTACCTGTACTCGCGCGCGTTGCGCTCGGAAGCCGCGCACTGGATCGCCGGCGCCCCGCCCTCCCCGCGTTTCCAGTGCCACGCGCAGACGCGCTACCGCCAGCCGGACCAGGCGTGCGAAGTGATCGTGCGCGACGACGGCACGATGGACGTCCATTTCTCCGAACCGCAACGCGCGGTCACCCCCGGGCAATCCCTCGTGCTCTACGACGGCGATGTCTGCCTCGGCGGCGCCGTGATCGCCTCCACCGACGCCGCGCTGGAACAGCGCCTCCGGGAACACGCTGCATGACCGACCGTCTCGATCCGATGTCCGACCGCATGCTCGCCCTCGCCGGGCTGGTACAGGCGCTGGCACAGGTACGGCGCATCGCCGATACCGGGCAGGCCCACGCGGACGTGCTGGTGACGGCGCTCGATTCGGTGTTCCGCATCGACGCCACCGATGCCGCGGACGTCTACGGCGGTGAGCGCGCGGTCCGCACCGGCCTGATGCTGCTGCGCGACTACTTCAACGGCGCGATGCCCGACGAACAACTGCCGCGCCTTGCGCTCGCGGTGATCCAGCTCGAACGCCGCTTCGTCCGCGACGAGGACATGGTCGAACGCGTGCTCACCGGCATCCGTGCGCTGGACGAAGCCGCGCAGCGCCTGGGCGCGTCGCACCCCGACGTGCTCACGGCGCTGGGATTGCTGTACGCGGACACGCTCAGCCACCTGCGCCCGCGCGTCCTCGTGCAGGGCAACCCGCACTACCTCGGGCAGGCCGCCGTCGTGGCCGAGGTGCGCGCCGTGCTGCTGTCGGCCGTGCGCTCGGCGGTGCTGTGGCGACAGTTGGGCGGCAGCCTGTGGGACTTCCTGCTGCGCAAGCGGGCGATGGGGCATGTGGTGGACGAGTTGCTGGCCTGACGCCGCGCCACGCCCCTCGATTCGCGCCCTCGCGACGCAAAGAAAAAGCCCCGGCATGCCGGGGCTTTTCTTCATGCAGCCGTTGCGCCGATCAGGCCGCAGCGACCTTGTCCGCCACTTCGCGGTATTCCTCGATCTGGTCGAAGTTCATGTAGCGGTAGATCTCGGCACCCTGGGTGTTGATGACGCCGATGTCCGCCATGTACTCCTCGCGGGTCGGGATGCGTCCCAGGCGCGAGCAGATCGCGGCGAGTTCCGCCGAACCCAGGTACACGTTGGTGTTGCGGCCCAGGCGGTTCGGGAAGTTGCGGGTCGAGGTCGAGAACACCGTCGCACCCTCACGCGCCTGCGCCTGGTTGCCCATGCACAGCGAGCAGCCCGGCATTTCCATGCGCGCACCGGCGGTGCCGAAGGTGCCGTAATGGCCTTCCTTCGTCAGCTCCGAGGCATCCATCTTGGTCGGCGGTGCGACCCACAGGCGGGTCGGGATGTCGCGCTTGCCTTCCAGCAGCTTCGCAGCCGCGCGGAAGTGGCCGATGTTGGTCATGCACGAGCCGATGAACACTTCATCGATCTTGGCGCCGGCCACGTCGGACAGCGTCTTCACGTCGTCCGGATCGTTCGGGCAGGCGAGGATCGGCTCGACGATTTCGTTGAGGTCGATGTCGATGACCGCGGCGTACTCGGCATCCGCATCGCCTTCCAGCAGCTGCGGGTTGGCCAGCCACGCTTCCATCGCCTTGATGCGACGCTGCAGCGAGCGCGGATCGGCGTAGCCTTCGGCGATCATCCACTTCAGCAGCGTGATGTTGCTGTTGATGTATTCGATGATCGGCGCCTTGTCCAAATGCACCGTGCAACCGGCGGCCGAACGTTCGGCCGAAGCGTCGGACAGCTCGAACGCCTGCTCCACCTTCAGCTGCGGCAGGCCTTCGATCTCGAGGATGCGGCCGGAGAAGATGTTCTTCTTGCCCTGCTTGGCGACGGTCAGCAGGCCCTGCTTGATCGCGGCCAGCGGGATCGCGTTGACGAGGTCACGCAGGGTGACGCCCGGCTGCATTTCGCCCTTGAAGCGGACGAGCACCGATTCCGGCATGTCCAGCGGCATCACGCCGGTGGCCGCGGCGAACGCGACCAGGCCCGAACCGGCCGGGAACGAGATACCCACCGGGAAACGCGTGTGCGAGTCGCCGCCGGTGC
It encodes:
- the trxB gene encoding thioredoxin-disulfide reductase gives rise to the protein MTPSKHSRLIILGSGPAGWTAAVYAARANLKPLVITGLQMGGQLMTTTEVDNWPGDAHGLMGPDLMARMQAHAERFDTEVVFDHIHTADLSRRPFKLIGDSGEYTCDALIISTGATAKYLGLPSEEAFKGRGVSACATCDGFFYKEQDVAVIGGGNTAVEEALYLSNIARKVYLVHRRDTLRAEKIMQDKLQAKIQAGKIEPVWHHVVDEVLGNDAGVTGLRVTSVQDGSSRDLAIHGLFVAIGHTPNTTLFEGQIDMKNGYITIRTGLGGEATATNIPGVFAAGDVADQVYRQAITSAGFGCMAALDAEKFLDKEG
- a CDS encoding GNAT family N-acetyltransferase — its product is MHPRVLSDLSSVDGAQWDALHDGSNPFVRHTFLAGLEQYGCLRAEWGWTPRHLTLWEGDELVAAAPGYAKDNSHGEFVFDHAWAHAYARYGQDYFPKWLCAVPYSPVTGPRLLATDAAHRRALLQAMRTLCGEQGYSSAHINFHAEPADAFDADWLARTDVQYHWRNDAGWRDFDDFLAAFDHKHRKNIRQERTKVARAGVRFRHVHGDEASAADLATMHGFYRRTFAEYGNHPALTLPFLQHLATAMPRALLLLLAERDGETIAGALCLRGGDTLHGRYWGASEHVPGLHFEACYYQGIEYCLREGLTRFEPGAQGEHKLARGFLPAFVHSRHWVADEAFREALRDWCGQETASVQRYAATLATHSPFRRG
- the aat gene encoding leucyl/phenylalanyl-tRNA--protein transferase; protein product: MSIRLPALPADPEAPFPPGQTALRHPDGLLAIGGDLTPQRLLNAYRHGIFPWYSEDQPILWWCPDPRTVFRSDGVRLSSRFRRWLRHSDWQVRADTAFDGVIDACARMPRAGQRGTWITDEMIEAYRELHELGHAHSIEVFAGDRLVGGLYGVAIGRMFFGESMYSAESGGSKVALGALAQRMREWNWPLLDAQVENDHLLSMGAERWPRARFLATVAELTADSLAAPAGAWTERFGTLGAAELAPAGHD
- the infA gene encoding translation initiation factor IF-1; this translates as MAKDDVIEFEGTVAETLPNTMFRVRLENGHEIIAHISGRMRKNYIRILTGDKVKVEMTPYDLTKGRITYRMK
- the clpA gene encoding ATP-dependent Clp protease ATP-binding subunit ClpA gives rise to the protein MFSKDLEYSIGQCYKRAREARHEFMTVEHLLLALLDNPSAEAVLKACHADFPRLRTDLEQAISTSVARLADDDGRDTQPTLGFQRVLQRAVYHVQSSGKKEVTGANVLVAIFGEKDSHAVYFLNQQDIARLDVVNYLSHGIAKQGGDESSPQPDEGDARQGEAGEGEVKGDALAEFAVNLNQLAREGRIDPLVGRVNEVERTIQVLCRRRKNNPLYVGEAGVGKTAIAEGLAKRIVDGDVPEVLADATIYSLDLGALVAGTKYRGDFEKRLKAVLAQLKKLPDTILFIDEIHTIIGAGSASGGTMDASNLIKPALASGELRCIGSTTFQEYRGIFEKDRALARRFQKIDIVEPTVGETVEILQGLKPRYEQHHGVTYADEALQAAVDLSVKHLGDRLLPDKAIDVIDEAGARQRLLPDDQRKTLIDTEEIETIVAKMARIPTKQVSASDKDVLRNLERNLKMVIFGQDPAIDTLTSAIKLARSGLGNPDKPIGNFLFAGPTGVGKTEVTKQLALQLGIELVRFDMSEYMEPHSVSRLIGAPPGYVGFDQGGLLTEKIVKTPHCVLLLDEVEKAHPDIFNILLQVMDRGILTDTNGREANFKNVVLVMTTNAGAAQASRRSIGFTRQDHSTDAMEVIRRAFSPEFRNRLDAVVQFQALGFEHILRVVDKFLIELEAQLHEKNVTLTATPTARDWLAQHGFDPLMGARPMARVIQDKIKRPLADELLFGKLVGGGRVTIDVRDEELVVEAQPEPEKLLPVTV
- the clpS gene encoding ATP-dependent Clp protease adapter ClpS translates to MTKRTEHEHSHGVMVETGKPEVARPPLYSVLLLNDDYTPMDFVVEVLMRFFSFNAEKATQIMLHVHTRGRGVCGVFTREVAESKVAQVNEYSRLNQHPLLCTMEKA
- a CDS encoding type III secretion system chaperone family protein, with translation MRTFAAATLLFLAGSSIVNAAEPAKAATPSGDASVRQLLDRLEYKYDVDEEGDFRLTFGLDEKDDGRSQLVFVRSPVETYGAHQVREIWSPAYLATSDEFPAKVANRLLEASHESKLGSWAKQGRYAVFVVKLRADATAAELDDAVEAALRSADEMEQELTPGKDEF
- a CDS encoding NUDIX hydrolase translates to MTYRQGRFWQPDVTVATVVVDDGRLLMVEETASGRLVLNQPAGHLEPDESLVAAALRETLEETGWDVRLTAFVGAYQWKAPETGRHYLRFAFAAEPLRHHPGRPLDEGIVRALWLTPGELQAEAARHRSPLVWRVVSDFLAGRRQPLEILQHLE
- the mnmA gene encoding tRNA 2-thiouridine(34) synthase MnmA, yielding MSTARTIVGMSGGVDSSVAALRLRDAGEPIAGLFMQNWADDGSGDCRAEDDRRDAVAVCGRLGIPVHFRDFSREYWDGVFAHFLAEYAAGRTPNPDVLCNREIKFKYFLDAAHELGAEYIATGHYARVAHEGGQARLLKAADRSKDQSYFLHQLGQKQLSATRFPLGEILKSDVRAIARDAGLQTHAKKDSTGICFIGERDFREFLARYLPARTGEMRTPEGHSLGEHAGVFYFTLGQREGLNIGGVRGFEPAPWYVVGKDVASNVLYVDQGVDSPYLYSRALRSEAAHWIAGAPPSPRFQCHAQTRYRQPDQACEVIVRDDGTMDVHFSEPQRAVTPGQSLVLYDGDVCLGGAVIASTDAALEQRLREHAA
- a CDS encoding DUF489 family protein, with product MSDRMLALAGLVQALAQVRRIADTGQAHADVLVTALDSVFRIDATDAADVYGGERAVRTGLMLLRDYFNGAMPDEQLPRLALAVIQLERRFVRDEDMVERVLTGIRALDEAAQRLGASHPDVLTALGLLYADTLSHLRPRVLVQGNPHYLGQAAVVAEVRAVLLSAVRSAVLWRQLGGSLWDFLLRKRAMGHVVDELLA